Proteins encoded by one window of Aspergillus chevalieri M1 DNA, chromosome 6, nearly complete sequence:
- the RRB1 gene encoding ribosome biosynthesis protein RRB1 (BUSCO:EOG09262DC1;~COG:S;~EggNog:ENOG410PF98;~InterPro:IPR036322,IPR015943,IPR001680,IPR019775, IPR020472,IPR022052,IPR017986;~PFAM:PF12265,PF00400;~go_function: GO:0005515 - protein binding [Evidence IEA]), which translates to MSKRAADAVEEHPTSLKAGERPVADAPPDEIGEFEDEFEDEFESEDEILEAGVDGRPDAEREEEEKDGMEVDQEAFIPGRTKLGPDEILSPDPSTYDMLHSMSTPWPCLSFDIVRDSLGDNRKTYPATVYAVTGTQADTGRAKDNELMVLKMSSLSKMEKDGENDSDSESDDDDMGEPILESKSIPLGSTANRIRAHQTPSSSPDKPPQTLTATMLENAQVVIHDVTPQLTSFDVPGTILPPSASKPLSTLRMHKSEGYALDWSPLQPLGKLLTGDNDGLIYATTRTEGGGWVTDTRPFTAHTSSVEELQWSPNEKNVFASASSDGSVKVWDVRSKSRKPAVDVHVSNTDINVMSWSNQTFHLLATGADDGQWAVWDLRHWKPGTGSGSGGQLRPSPVASFDFHREPITSIEWHPTDDSVVAVGSADNTVTLWDLAVELDDEESQRTAAPEVPSQLLFVHYMESVKELHWQAQMPGTVMATGSNGFGVFKTISV; encoded by the exons ATGTCCAAAAGAGCAGCTGATGCCGTTGAGGAGCATCCCACGTCGCTCAAGGCTGGTGAGCGACCGGTTGCCGACGCCCCTCCGGACGAGATTGGAGAGTTCGAGGACGAATTCGAAGACGAGTTTGAGAGTGAAGATGAGATTCTGGAGGCAGGTGTAGATGGTCGCCCGGATGCTGAgcgtgaagaggaagagaaag ATGGTATGGAAGTCGACCAAGAAGCGTTCATTCCCGGGCGAACAAAACTGGGCCCCGATGAGATCCTCTCCCCCGATCCATCTACGTACGATATGCTACACTCGATGAGCACGCCGTGGCCGTGTCTGTCGTTCGACATTGTTCGCGATTCGCTGGGCGACAACCGCAAGACCTACCCCGCGACTGTCTACGCCGTGACCGGTACGCAGGCCGACACTGGTCGGGCTAAGGACAATGAGTTGATGGTTCTCAAGATGAGCTCGCTGAGCAAGATGGAGAAAGATGGCGAGAATGATTCGGATAGTGAATCggacgacgacgacatgGGCGAGCCGATTCTCGAGTCCAAGTCGATTCCGCTGGGTTCCACCGCAAACCGCATCCGCGCGCACCAGACACCTTCTTCGTCGCCCGACAAGCCACCGCAGACGCTCACAGCGACGATGCTGGAAAACGCACAGGTGGTCATCCACGATGTCACGCCGCAGCTGACCAGCTTTGACGTCCCGGGTACTATCCTTCCTCCGTCGGCTTCGAAGCCGCTGTCGACGCTGCGCATGCACAAGTCTGAGGgttatgcactggactggtCGCCCCTGCAGCCGCTGGGCAAGCTATTGACTGGTGACAATGACGGATTGATCTACGCGACGACGCGGACCGAAGGCGGCGGATGGGTTACGGACACCCGGCCATTTACAGCTCACACATCGTCCGTCGAGGAACTGCAGTGGTCTCCGAACGAGAAGAACGTCTTTGCATCTGCAAGCAGCGACGGCAGCGTCAAGGTGTGGGACGTGCGGTCGAAGTCGCGCAAGCCCGCAGTAGACGTGCATGTATCGAACACAGACATCAACGTCATGAGTTGGTCGAACCAGACGTTCCACCTGCTCGCAACAGGGGCCGACGACGGACAGTGGGCAGTCTGGGACCTGCGCCACTGGAAGCCTGGCACGGGATCGGGATCGGGAGGCCAGCTGCGGCCGTCGCCGGTGGCGTCGTTTGACTTCCACCGAGAGCCGATTACGAGTATCGAATGGCACCCGACAGACGATAGTGTGGTGGCGGTTGGATCGGCAGACAACACCGTGACGCTGTGGGATCTGGCTGTTGAGCTGGATGACGAGGAGAGCCAGCGGACGGCGGCGCCGGAGGTGCCATCGCAGTTGCTGTTTGTGCACTATATGGAGTCGGTTAAGGAGTTGCACTGGCAAGCGCAGATGCCGGGAACGGTGATGGCGACTGGGAGCAACGGATTTGG TGTGTTCAAGACGATCAGTGTTTAG
- the amdX gene encoding putative C2H2 transcription factor (AmdX) (COG:K;~EggNog:ENOG410PHVP;~InterPro:IPR036236,IPR013087,IPR007219;~PFAM:PF00096,PF04082;~go_function: GO:0003677 - DNA binding [Evidence IEA];~go_function: GO:0008270 - zinc ion binding [Evidence IEA];~go_process: GO:0006351 - transcription, DNA-templated [Evidence IEA]), translating to MLLDSMVQDPNTSPKMEDLASISEVPAVTSRDTTKKTESNTQTNANIPPPKTDKPRPHVCTTCGRSFARLEHLKRHERSHTKEKPFECPDCARCFARRDLLLRHQQKLHMTSTPSSRPRNGRRESTGAAGVATGAASGANRVRKNSIASNPSNVRPRANTISHIDQAALGIVGTTAPSPVAPHHPGHAYHPSLSSTSLGSPLDYRPFGTGQHHPPSHINGLTKLETSGLPMDFAGGLRTAPVYGSFDANFSDMLMGHGSTINPAQLHFGGSPQGFDESPSPFTQGAHHMQQPTDPMMDDEFSFDWMMNGVDPSLPMGNNGADSAVDESSPSAMSTGSQSGISEAMMDGPHRLSLSSSAWHNPFTHASAPAANPFAFEYPALNDLGIPPETVSPKSLMAQNNPFAETYATPPSMTSVGQPMLGGHSQSMFPSSMATSGESPNPFHLPFANSALRNNRSSTSTDTFTDSTRQALLASMARPSALHQRKYSQPILPSRDISSRSMSGFNSTGQLPSTSDMQRYISSYITYFHPHAPFLHIPTLNFQAPEYTNSLRTPSGHLNLSSTGVAGGGGCLILSMAAIGALYEFDTAASKDLFEAAKKMIQLYLEERRKADMSAALNRSHPARENSVHNTPLWLVQAMLLNVWYGHTCGDKTSADIASTHCAALVSLARAAELTHHLEPHQLPQDHLTPDRNGGGESFRASSGPPKERKEWLDWKIVEERKRTLYTIFVLSSFVVSAYNHAPALTNSEIQLNLPCEEDVWSAESPQAWKKLGGAQAAKKHLPFSTALTSLLTASQREQSGLLANSLADDAKPSTFGCLVLIYALHNYIWETRQRHLGRQWTTRETDAMQAHIEPALRAWQSAWASNPVHSLERPNPYGAGPLSADSIPLLDLAYVRLFVNLGRCKEAFWQRDWNAISDELARGTAIFNHVDEITPDVLDPSITNSEGSDSMHQRRDSVADLGVGDLSISTTPTQETPMQTLAGVYRPGQSKREKLLRKAAFYAADSISMSNRLGNTYAEFTSRDLPIQCAMCLFDCSQVLAEWVTTVQERVGPYMGILGRDEVDTTQVPGILLLEDEDCKLIDKVKEILSTVEAKMQINIQNSTTVSALTALQRLPSVVEGGYGSKVLIAASSLLDRAGVWPVTKLMARSLEAQALRLKERAEASSVMGSS from the exons ATGCTACTGGACTCCATGGTCCAAGATCCAAACACTAGCCCCAAAATGGAGGATCTGGCGAGTATCAGTGAGGTGCCAGCTG TTACCTCTAGGGATACCACGAAAAAAACCGAATCCAACACCCAGACCAATGCTAATATCCCTCCCCCCAAAACCGATAAGCCTCGTCCCCATGTCTGCACAACCTGCGGTCGGTCCTTTGCCCGGCTGGAACACTTGAAGCGCCATGAACGGTCGCATACCAAAGAGAAGCCCTTTGAATGCCCCGACTGTGCGCGCTGCTTCGCCCGTCGTGATCTTCTGCTTCGCCATCAGCAGAAACTACACATGACATCGACTCCATCCTCGCGGCCCCGCAACGGCCGCAGAGAGAGCACCGGTGCTGCTGGAGTTGCCACTGGCGCTGCTTCTGGCGCCAATCGCGTGCGGAAAAATTCCATTGCAAGCAACCCCAGCAATGTCCGTCCCAGAGCCAACACCATCAGCCACATTGACCAGGCTGCTCTTGGGATCGTTGGCACCACTGCTCCCTCCCCTGTAGCACCGCATCACCCGGGTCATGCCTATCACCCGAGTCTTAGCTCAACCTCTCTGGGTTCCCCATTGGATTATCGCCCGTTTGGCACGGGCCAGCACCACCCTCCTTCTCACATAAATGGACTAACCAAACTGGAAACGTCGGGGCTGCCAATGGACTTTGCTGGTGGGCTGCGGACTGCCCCCGTCTACGGTAGTTTCGATGCGAACTTCAGCGACATGCTGATGGGTCATGGAAGCACAATCAACCCAGCGCAGCTGCACTTTGGCGGATCGCCGCAGGGTTTCGATGAGTCTCCCTCCCCTTTTACGCAGGGCGCACACCACATGCAACAGCCTACCGATCCCATGATGGACGACGAGTTCAGCTTTGATTGGATGATGAACGGCGTCGATCCATCGCTTCCAATGGGCAACAATGGTGCCGATTCTGCAGTCGACGAGTCCTCTCCATCGGCCATGAGCACGGGGAGCCAGAGCGGAATCAGTGAAGCTATGATGGACGGCCCGCATCGTCTATCACTCTCGTCCTCCGCCTGGCACAACCCTTTCACGCACGCCTCTGCGCCCGCCGCGAATCCGTTTGCGTTTGAATATCCCGCCTTGAACGATCTCGGGATCCCACCCGAGACCGTCTCCCCCAAATCTTTGATGGCGCAGAATAATCCCTTTGCTGAGACGTATGCCACCCCTCCGTCCATGACCTCGGTGGGTCAGCCTATGCTGGGAGGACATTCGCAGAGTATGTTTCCATCCTCTATGGCAACAAGCGGAGAATCTCCTAATCCTTTCCACCTTCCTTTCGCGAATAGTGCCCTACGAAACAACcgttcctcaacctccaccGATACCTTTACAGACTCCACTCGACAGGCTTTATTAGCCAGTATGGCCCGCCCGTCCGCTCTCCACCAACGCAAGTACTCCCAACCGATCCTCCCGAGCCGTGATATATCGAGCCGGTCCATGTCGGGCTTCAACAGCACCGGACAGTTACCCAGCACCTCTGACATGCAACGTTATATCTCGTCCTACATCACCTATTTCCACCCCCACGCCCCGTTCCTGCACATCCCAACTCTGAACTTTCAAGCTCCTGAATATACCAACAGCCTGCGCACCCCGAGTGGCCATCTGAATCTGAGCTCCACCGGTGTGGCCGGTGGTGGCGGTTGTCTGATTCTGTCCATGGCCGCTATTGGTGCTTTGTACGAGTTTGACACGGCAGCCTCCAAGGATCTCTTTGAAGCCGCCAAGAAGATGATCCAGCTCTATCTCGAAGAGCGCAGAAAAGCAGACATGTCTGCTGCCTTGAATCGCTCTCACCCTGCCAGGGAGAACTCAGTGCACAATACTCCTCTCTGGTTGGTGCAGGCCATGCTGCTCAATGTCTGGTATGGCCACACTTGTGGCGACAAGACGTCTGCGGATATCGCCAGCACACACTGTGCAGCGTTAGTTAGCCTTGCTCGAGCGGCCGAGCTGACCCACCATCTCGAACCTCACCAGCTGCCACAGGACCACTTGACTCCGGATCGGAATGGAGGGGGAGAGAGCTTTAGAGCATCATCTGGTCCACCCAAGGAGCGTAAAGAATGGCTGGATTGGAAGATCGTCGAGGAACGCAAGCGAACTCTCTATACCATCTTTGTGCTGTCCAGTTTTGTCGTCTCCGCCTACAACCATGCGCCTGCGCTCACAAACTCTGAAATTCAGCTCAACCTCCCCTGCGAAGAGGACGTGTGGTCGGCCGAGTCCCCGCAAGCATGGAAGAAGCTAGGAGGGGCCCAGGCGGCGAAGAAACACCTGCCTTTCTCCACTGCGCTGACTTCGCTTCTGACGGCCAGCCAGCGGGAGCAATCGGGGCTGCTTGCCAATTCCCTGGCGGATGATGCAAAACCCAGCACTTTTGGCTGCCTTGTGTTGATCTATGCCCTGCACAACTATATATGGGAAACTCGCCAGCGTCATCTCGGTCGGCAGTGGACGACCCGTGAGACCGATGCCATGCAAGCTCACATTGAGCCTGCTTTGCGCGCTTGGCAATCTGCCTGGGCCAGCAATCCTGTCCACAGCTTGGAACGACCCAATCCGTATGGGGCTGGTCCTCTTTCCGCGGATAGCATTCCTCTGTTGGATCTGGCCTATGTCCGGTTGTTCGTTAACCTGGGACGGTGCAAGGAAGCTTTCTGGCAGCGTGACTGGAATGCCATCTCCGACGAGCTGGCTCGCGGAACGGCAATTTTCAACCATGTGGACGAGATTACCCCAGATGTGCTTGATCCTTCGATCACCAACAGTGAAGGTTCGGATTCGATGCATCAGAGACGTGACTCCGTGGCGGATCTTGGGGTAGGCGATCTTTCCATTTCCACTACCCCTACGCAGGAGACACCCATGCAAACGTTGGCGGGTGTATATAGGCCGGGTCAATCCAAGCGTGAGAAGCTTCTTCGGAAGGCTGCATTCTACGCGGCTGATTCGATCTCCATGTCTAATCGGTTGGGTAACACGTATGCTGAGTTTACCTCGCGAGATCTGCCGATTCAGTGCGCCATGTGTCTTTTCGACTGCTCGCAGGTTCTGGCTGAGTGGGTCACTACAGTTCAAGAGCGTGTTGGACCATACATGGGTATTTTAGGACGCGATGAGGTGGACACAACCCAAGTGCCAGGTATACTGCTTTTGGAAGACGAGGATTGCAAATTGATCGACAAGGTCAAGGAAATACTGTCCACTGTGGAGGCAAAGATGCAGATCAACATCCAGAACAGCACCACAGTGTCTGCATTGACAGCCTTGCAACGTCTTCCCAGTGTCGTGGAAGGGGGCTACGGCTCCAAAGTCTTGATTGCGGCTTCCAGCCTCTTGGACAGGGCTGGTGTCTGGCCTGTGACTAAACTGATGGCTCGTTCGCTGGAGGCACAGGCCTTGCGGTTGAAGGAGCGAGCGGAGGCGTCCTCGGTGATGGGAAGCAGCTAA
- a CDS encoding uncharacterized protein (COG:S;~EggNog:ENOG410PMD0;~InterPro:IPR018843;~PFAM:PF10395), which translates to MDLQSPSVLAQLPRPLHASTGKTHIGDVYSLADSKKRKRYEVVVAVDGEAVNIYNVQTPKLVTSYAVPPQSTFSCRPCSVRRKVPGRSTVKRQTFGAVNRPEQQIKSFVEETGGNESSAPEISSSSFTVTDSQSPTVFVGIVPTGSKADDENDPFDILSVHQDGRIRRLTSDLKTQRWNVQHSEIAKTASTHEVHSCFLVEFEDAKKALFKRRQDLAALALSDLTSSGVDEPSVLLLVSHPTGSERVALKDVKVQMFSVPSSVSSGEALDESQRLRHLLTIDIPDVTDQETFDSSGLQWNFHSGSAGLNLSFERGFINFDLSQYTPTVTSQFILDNERFSSVMRISPQSVIGAGQSLVALYDTQYQSVQRSIAVDNVPPTSGSAPTLFLGYFAKLGIAVATKGNTLLAFDLSTSQPPSGPSLKRPRDGLLIDAIGRGIGSSTAQWDAGSKKHRTEFMATLGLTSSEQVERWNKFTAELNKFTQGKDTTGFDRAVQDYFGTGDSKTLPSPGQFVHPETTLFLLSKIFSIKETETKDKLSASSSLRLTVDLWPKQTCDWLVRLGQLSLSNIEIALRRSFKPRILPSLPTGSFVQALIDADNSLRNFIQVIRGPILMNPDELAYALKHFLNMARSRSSVPAITDPTTETNDNNDNTPPLATLFLGLNTTIQKLHSHPAPATTSALRSALARPELTSLIHHLRICLATGGFTSRFTEKPPVPILTDQTRPALSLTTITDTLIAAVDAIGPSGWIAAAGSLSLSADGNPTGEEQSLIADIKSEVSAALAGVQEATYMKGVLREYLRFTETITTSKPSKQNNANKSTALLPADDATNPQNTEDDSSASLIRHEKINGADLLVYTAAGADGTGEDGYIDGDAGANRMLPLSLKAASADVGKTKVKQSTGEVKNRSHREMGYLRRKAVGKYSFERLIV; encoded by the exons ATGGATCTTCAGTCTCCTTCGGTGCTGGCCCAGTTGCCGCGCCCTCTGCACGCGTCCACCGGAAAGACTCACATTGGTGATGTCTATAGTTTGGCCGACTCGAAGAAGCGAAAGAGATATGAGGTGGTTGTTGCAGTTGATGGAGAGGCCGTGAATATCTACAAT GTTCAAACGCCTAAACTCGTCACTTCCTACGCCGTCCCGCCGCAATCTACCTTCTCTTGTCGTCCATGCTCAGTGCGCAGAAAAGTGCCTGGAAGGTCGACCGTGAAAAGACAGACATTCGGTGCCGTCAACCGTCCGGAGCAGCAGATCAAGTCGTTCGTGGAGGAAACTGGCGGGAACGAGTCGAGCGCGCCTGAAatctcttcctcgtcctttACCGTGACCGACTCGCAGAGCCCGACGGTCTTCGTCGGTATTGTCCCAACTGGCTCGAAAGCGGATGACGAAAATGATCCATTTGATATTCTGAGTGTTCACCAAGACGGCCGTATTCGGAGATTGACGTCTGATCTCAAGACGCAGCGATGGAACGTTCAGCACAGCGAGATTGCCAAAACAGCCTCCACCCACGAGGTTCATTCGTGCTTCTTGGTGGAATTCGAGGATGCGAAGAAGGCACTCTTCAAGAGGAGACAGGATCTGGCAGCTTTGGCCCTGAGCGATCTTACGAGCTCCGGTGTTGATGAGCCATCTGTGTTGCTGCTCGTTTCGCACCCTACCGGATCTGAGCGGGTTGCGCTGAAGGATGTCAAAGTGCAGATGTTTTCCGTCCcatcttctgtttcctcaGGAGAGGCCCTTGATGAGAGCCAGCGGTTGAGGCACTTGCTGACTATTGACATTCCCGATGTGACCGATCAAGAGACTTTTGACAGTAGCGGACTGCAGTGGAACTTCCACTCGGGCTCGGCGGGCTTGAACCTGTCTTTCGAGCGAGGATTCATCAATTTCGATCTCTCTCAGTATACGCCTACGGTGACGTCGCAATTTATCCTCGACAACGAACGCTTCTCATCGGTCATGCGCATCTCGCCCCAGTCGGTAATTGGCGCAGGACAGTCGCTTGTCGCGCTGTATGACACGCAGTACCAGTCCGTCCAGCGCAGCATCGCAGTGGACAACGTGCCTCCGACTAGCGGTTCAGCACCAACCCTATTCCTAGGATACTTTGCAAAGCTCGGAATCGCCGTGGCAACAAAGGGAAACACACTGCTTGCATTCGACCTGAGCACATCGCAACCGCCGTCTGGACCTTCTCTCAAGCGCCCTAGAGATGGTCTTTTGATCGATGCCATTGGCCGTGGTATTGGTTCGTCGACAGCACAATGGGACGCAGGGTCCAAGAAGCATCGCACCGAATTCATGGCAACTCTGGGTCTCACCTCGTCGGAGCAAGTCGAACGCTGGAACAAGTTCACAGCAGAACTCAACAAATTCACCCAAGGCAAAGACACAACAGGCTTCGACCGCGCAGTACAAGACTACTTCGGCACCGGCGACTCCAAAACCCTCCCTTCGCCCGGCCAATTCGTCCACCCCGAGACAACCCTCTTCCTGCTTTCCAAGATCTTCTCGATCAAGGAAACCGAGACCAAGGACAAACTCTCCGCCTCCTCATCCCTCCGTCTGACCGTCGACCTGTGGCCCAAGCAAACCTGCGACTGGCTCGTCCGTCTCGGCCAGCTGTCTCTGAGCAACATCGAAATCGCCCTCCGCCGCTCCTTCAAGCCGCGCATCCTCCCTTCCCTGCCCACAGGCTCGTTCGTCCAGGCCCTCATCGACGCAGACAACTCCCTCCGCAACTTCATCCAAGTCATCCGCGGACCCATCCTCATGAACCCGGACGAACTCGCCTACGCCCTAAAACACTTCCTCAACATGGCGCGCTCCCGCTCCTCAGTCCCCGCCATCACCGACCCTACCACCGAAACCAACGATAACAACGACAACACACCACCGCTAGCAACCCTCTTCCTGGGCCTCAACACGACCATCCAAAAACTCCACTCCCACCCGGCCCCAGCCACAACATCAGCCCTCCGCTCCGCCCTTGCCCGCCCAGAACTCACCTCCCTAATCCACCACCTCCGCATCTGCCTCGCAACAGGCGGCTTCACCTCGCGCTTCACCGAGAAACCCCCCGTCCCGATCCTCACAGACCAAACCCGCCCCGCCCTCTCCCTAACCACAATCACAGACACCCTCATTGCAGCAGTCGACGCAATCGGACCCTCCGGCTGGATTGCAGCCGCGGgttccctctccctctccgcAGACGGCAACCCAACCGGTGAAGAACAGAGCCTGATCGCAGATATCAAATCCGAGGTCTCTGCCGCTCTCGCAGGCGTGCAAGAAGCCACCTACATGAAGGGCGTGCTCCGCGAATACCTCCGCTTCACGGAAACTATCACAACCTCTAAGCCCAGCAAGCAAAACAACGCCAACAAATCCACAGCCCTCCTCCCCGCCGACGATGCCACCAACCCCCAGAACACAGAAGACGATTCCTCCGCCTCGCTCATCCGCCACGAAAAGATCAACGGCGCAGACCTCCTCGTCTACACGGCCGCCGGCGCCGACGGTACCGGTGAAGACGGGTACATCGACGGCGACGCAGGCGCGAACCGTATGCTGCCGTTGTCGCTCAAGGCGGCATCTGCGGATGTGGGTAAAACGAAGGTAAAGCAGTCGACTGGTGAGGTGAAGAATAGGAGTCATCGGGAGATGGGGTATTTGCGGCGCAAGGCTGTTGGGAAGTATTCGTTTGAGAGGCTTATTGTATAA